A stretch of the Glycine soja cultivar W05 chromosome 13, ASM419377v2, whole genome shotgun sequence genome encodes the following:
- the LOC114381783 gene encoding uncharacterized protein LOC114381783, producing the protein MGACFSCNSSSTLKNIRVVHLNGYVEDFDQPISVRQVIGYPQKHFVCTSTQLLSPCSTSMNGDTHLQPGQVYFMLPYSVLHADVSPVDLAGLAKRLTAIAKSGPLSSQTQTFWNSPSRSPGRVGVAEQYGVGMMNIGGKSPSKVQPWKPILDTITEKPFHKRTEPDLQESC; encoded by the coding sequence ATGGGGGCTTGTTTTTCTTGTAACTCATCCTCCACGTTGAAGAATATCCGTGTGGTTCATCTCAATGGTTATGTAGAGGATTTTGATCAACCAATTTCAGTGAGGCAAGTAATTGGATACCCCCAAAAACACTTTGTTTGCACTTCCACTCAGCTTCTTTCCCCTTGCTCAACATCAATGAATGGAGACACCCACCTCCAACCTGGTCAAGTGTATTTCATGCTACCATACTCGGTACTACATGCCGATGTTTCCCCGGTGGACCTGGCTGGCCTTGCAAAGAGACTCACCGCAATAGCAAAATCAGGTCCTTTGTCAAGCCAAACCCAAACATTTTGGAATTCACCCTCCAGGAGTCCTGGTAGAGTTGGGGTGGCAGAGCAATATGGTGTTGGTATGATGAATATTGGAGGAAAAAGCCCTTCTAAAGTGCAACCTTGGAAACCTATCTTGGACACCATAACAGAGAAGCCATTCCATAAGAGAACTGAACCGGATTTGCAAGAAAGTTGTTGA